A portion of the Lolium rigidum isolate FL_2022 chromosome 1, APGP_CSIRO_Lrig_0.1, whole genome shotgun sequence genome contains these proteins:
- the LOC124647578 gene encoding nuclear transcription factor Y subunit B-2-like, with translation MENGAGVGKGAAAAAPVAATAVREQDRLMPIANVTRIMRRMLPPHAKISDDAKELIQDCVSEFISFVTGEANERCHAEHRKTVTAEDVVWAMDNLGFDDYVMPLTAFLQRMRGCEARVGAAATARAPSRAQHMATAPGNGVQVQMHRAVYAPPGPAQEYAVAMEPLVQATVVSPHIVGGQGQQGDVLCTEHAVTRQYLGNGAYAGSSSRGGCGDEESSSSGAPVPATGTALSDPQ, from the coding sequence ATGGAGAACGGCGCCGGCGTTGGCAAAGGAGCAGCTGCTGCGGCGCCGGTGGCGGCAACGGCGGTGCGGGAGCAGGACCGTCTGATGCCGATCGCGAACGTGACCCGGATCATGCGTCGCATGCTGCCTCCCCACGCCAAGATCTCGGACGACGCCAAGGAGCTGATCCAGGACTGCGTGTCTGAGTTCATCAGCTTCGTGACCGGGGAGGCGAACGAGCGGTGCCACGCCGAGCACCGGAAGACAGTCACCGCCGAGGACGTGGTCTGGGCCATGGACAACCTCGGCTTCGACGACTACGTCATGCCCCTCACCGCCTTCCTCCAGCGCATGCGCGGGTGCGAGGCCCGGGTCGGCGCCGCTGCAACTGCAAGGGCGCCGTCCCGCGCGCAGCACATGGCCACCGCGCCGGGAAACGGCGTGCAGGTACAGATGCATCGGGCCGTGTACGCGCCACCGGGTCCGGCGCAGGAGTATGCCGTCGCGATGGAGCCGCTAGTGCAGGCCACCGTCGTCTCACCGCACATCGTGGGCGGCCAGGGTCAGCAGGGCGACGTGCTTTGCACAGAACATGCTGTGACTCGGCAGTACCTTGGGAATGGAGCTTACGCGGGTAGCAGCAGCCGTGGAGGCTGTGGCGACGAGGAAAGCTCGTCGAGCGGCGCGCCGGTGCCGGCGACTGGCACGGCGCTCTCAGACCCACAGTAG